In Primulina huaijiensis isolate GDHJ02 chromosome 4, ASM1229523v2, whole genome shotgun sequence, a genomic segment contains:
- the LOC140974872 gene encoding uncharacterized protein, with protein sequence MFTSQIVKRLELRLQKYAVHADWLVLLLPEFEIILGIDWISSHGAVTSFRQRSVSVGPPSGKPFVFEAARYQQMLNIISYLCARKLMRRGCQEFLASIVSVSEPIKQRLEDVDVVKEFSSVFPDDVSGIPPDRDVEFLIEFMPGIVPISKEPNRLAPKEMNELKDQIQDMLDNGFINHSFSPWGAPVLFVKKKDGSMRLCHIVSHDGIEVDPSKVEAVRDWSIPKSVTKIRSFLGLAGYYRKFIQGFFSIAVPMTALTKNNTKFIWGPKCKDSFDRLKLALTTAPLLAMSSGQREFVVYTDASKLGLGAVLMQQEPMRPH encoded by the exons ATGTTCACTTCGCAGATAGTGAAGAGGTTGGAGCTTCGGTTACAGAAGTATGCGGTGCACGCAGATTGGTTAGTGCTTCTACTACCGGAGTTTGAAATCATCTTGGGTATTGACTGGATATCTTCTCATGGAGCAGTCACAAGTTTTCGACAGAGGTCAGTTTCTGTCGGACCGCCTAGTGGGAAGCCTTTTGTTTTTGAGGCAGCTAGATATCAGCAGATGCTGAACATCATTTCCTActtgtgtgcgaggaagcttatgaggAGAGGCTGCCAAGAATTTTTGGCCAGCATCGTGTCAGTGTCTGAGCCGATCAAGCAGAGGCTAGAGGACGTGGATGTGGTCAAGGAGTTCTCCAGTGTTTTCCCCGACGATGTTTCAGGCATCCCACCTGACAGAGACGTAGAATTTTTGATTGAGTTTATGCCAGGCATAGTGCCAATATCTAAAGAACCAAACCGGTTAGCGCCTAAAGAGATGAATGAGCTCAAAGATCAGATTCAGGATATGTTAGATAACGGTTTCATTAACCATagcttttctccatggggcgcaccagttctTTTTGTTAAGAAAAAGGATGGCAGCATGCGACTAT gtCACATTGTATCACATGATGGCATAGAGGTCGATCCCAGCAAAGTGGAGGCTGTCAGAGATTGGTCAATTCCTAAGAGTGTGACAAAGATCCGTAGCTTCTTGGGATTGGCAGGTTACTACAGGAAGTTCATCCAGGGCTTCTTTTCTATTGCGGTACCGATGACCGCTTTGACAAAGAATAATACCAAGTTTATCTGGGGACCTAAGTGTAAGGATAGCTTTGACAGACTGAAGCTAGCGTTAACCACTGCACCATTACTAGCTATGTCATCAGGACAAAGAGAGTTTGTGGTCTATACAGATGCATCTAAGCTTGggttgggcgcagttctgatgcagcagGAGCCTATGCGTCCACACTGA